In Bradyrhizobium erythrophlei, a single genomic region encodes these proteins:
- a CDS encoding MaoC family dehydratase yields MRVFSGFDEIKSAVGTEIGVSDWIEITRDRINKFAEATCDEQWIHVDQERAKQELPGGKNIAHGLLSLSLAPMFIRSVMGLKRLKGTLNYGADRVRYLAPVPAGSRLRGRITIAEAEDVPPDRLRVSYHLEIEIEGGKRPACVADLIALHLR; encoded by the coding sequence ATGCGCGTATTCAGCGGGTTTGACGAGATAAAATCGGCCGTCGGCACCGAAATCGGCGTCAGCGATTGGATCGAGATCACCCGCGACCGCATCAATAAGTTTGCGGAAGCCACCTGCGATGAGCAGTGGATCCATGTCGACCAGGAACGCGCGAAACAGGAACTGCCGGGCGGCAAGAACATTGCACACGGGCTTCTCTCGCTCAGCCTGGCGCCAATGTTCATTCGATCGGTCATGGGTCTCAAGAGATTGAAAGGCACGCTGAACTATGGTGCGGACCGCGTACGCTATCTCGCTCCCGTTCCCGCCGGCTCCCGGCTGCGGGGACGCATCACAATCGCCGAAGCAGAGGACGTGCCGCCCGACAGGTTGCGCGTCAGCTATCACCTCGAGATCGAGATCGAAGGCGGCAAGCGCCCCGC
- a CDS encoding 3-oxoacid CoA-transferase subunit B, whose protein sequence is MDPQAIIAKRVALELRPGNLINLGIGIPTLVANYVPPGLNVFFQSENGLIGTGPIPEQGMAHPLLTDAGGRPISALPGASTFDSVMSFALIRGGHVDITVLGGLQVDAKGHLANWMIPGKMVPGMGGAMDLVSGAKRVIVAMQHAAKGKSKIVEKCWLPLTSMRPVDLVVTDMAVIGFQGGRITLIETAPGVSVAEVIAVTEADFAIPDKVPEMKI, encoded by the coding sequence ATGGACCCACAAGCAATTATCGCGAAACGCGTGGCGCTCGAGCTCCGCCCGGGAAACCTGATCAATCTCGGCATCGGCATTCCGACCCTGGTCGCGAACTATGTACCGCCGGGACTCAACGTATTCTTTCAGTCGGAGAACGGTTTGATCGGCACCGGGCCGATTCCCGAGCAAGGCATGGCGCATCCATTACTCACCGATGCCGGCGGCCGACCGATCAGTGCACTTCCAGGCGCATCGACCTTCGACAGCGTGATGTCATTCGCCCTGATCCGCGGCGGCCATGTCGATATTACGGTACTCGGCGGGCTGCAAGTCGACGCCAAGGGACATCTCGCCAACTGGATGATTCCCGGCAAGATGGTCCCAGGTATGGGCGGCGCGATGGACCTCGTGAGCGGCGCCAAGCGCGTCATCGTCGCCATGCAGCACGCAGCAAAGGGCAAGTCGAAAATCGTCGAAAAGTGCTGGCTGCCGTTAACGTCGATGCGGCCGGTCGATCTAGTCGTCACCGACATGGCGGTGATAGGCTTTCAGGGCGGTCGGATTACGCTGATCGAAACCGCGCCCGGCGTCAGCGTCGCGGAGGTAATCGCGGTGACGGAAGCCGACTTCGCTATCCCCGACAAGGTTCCGGAAATGAAAATCTGA